The DNA window TCCCGAGGCCTGCCTGGGTAAGCGTTAGCAGGGCGACCAATGGCATGTGGGCGTGATTGACGGTTAACTCTTGAGTGCCTGCTGATTGCATCTCGGCATTCAGCCGGTTCTTTCCAATGTAACGTGTTGTCGGCTGGGTCGTCCGGGGATTCGCGGCACCTCGAAGGAATTGACCTTCGTCCGATTGCGTGGTGACTTCGGACTGATCGACGATGGTGATCTTGATTGCTCCGTTGGGACACGACTGAACACAAGCTGGTGCTTCACCTTCAGCCAGGCGATTACGGCACATGTCGCATTTGCGGACGATGCCCTTGGTATCGCTGAATTTGGGAACATCGTACGGACACATCAGTGTGCAGTATTTGCAGCCGATGCATTGATCGTCGAGGTGGACGACGATCCCTAGGACTGGGTCTTTCTCGTACGCTTGCACTGGGCAACCGAGCAAACAGCCTGGTTCGACGCAGTGGTGGCACGCGGTCGTCACGTGCTGCACGGCGGGCTGCGTCGCGACACTGCTTTGCAACATTCCGACACGCCGCCAGGTTTCGGACTCTTCTAAGCCGTTCATGTTGTGGCAAGCGACGACGCACGCTTTGCAGCCCGAGCAGGCATCGAGGTCGACCTCGAAGGCGTATTGCTCGCCAGGGCCTGGCTCGGTCAAGGGAATGAGTTCGCGATAGGTAGGTTCCAGGAGCGGACCGGCGTGCTGTTCGTGCCGCTGCGAGAATCGCTCGACGGCGGACAGATCACGTTGTTCGGCCAGGAGCATCTCGACGAGGTCGAAGCCGTGTCCGCTGAGTTCATCCGGTTTCTGCTGGACAATCGCCATTCAACTAGCCAATGAGTTGGAGGACCTGGACGAGCTGGTCGCCGTTGAAGATTGGTAATGCCAAAGCAAATCGTGCGTCCTGGTCGAACAGCTTGGCCAACGCCATGTCGTTATCAGGTTCGCTGCGGTAAACGGGGAGTCGCGAGGCAAAGCATTCGCCGACTATGCCTTCGCCGTAAGCAATTTGATCTGCTTTCGGAGCATCGATGCCCAGGGCATAGCACGACTGTCCGAGCGTGAGTTGCGACTGATCGTCGGATGGCTTCCACGTTTCGTAAGAAAGCAAAAGCGGAAAGTCGACCGTGCTCAACAGAAGCAAAACGCTTTCCAGTTCATGCTCACTTTTCATCGTCGGGATACCGAGCCCGTAGCGAAGACCTTCCTTACGAGCCCCCGCAGCACGCATGAAAGCCTTGGCTTGATCGATGCGTGCGATAATACGGCACGATCGGTCGTCCCACGTTTCGCCCGGCAGGCCAGATCCGCGCGGGAATTTAACGTACGGACTGATGCGGGCAAAGTGCTCGAGGCTACGGTAGCATGCTTCCGCAAGTCCGAGTTCGTCGCGTTCAGTACGTGTCCAGCGTTCGATGGCGATTTTGCAGCCTTCGTCGGTGCGTATCGTGAGAAGCACGGCAGCGATTACGCTTTCCGAAATGGTGATCGGAAGTGCAATCTCGATCGCTTCGGTGCCAAGGTCACGCACGGCCGAACGACGTTCATCAATGGCCGTTTGGAGTAGGTCGTGCTGTAGTTCGCCGTAAGGGGCTTCTGGGAAGCCGCCACGGGGGAGAAACTTCTCTTGCTCTAGATCGTAGATCCAGAGCTGCACGTGTGTGAGGACCGATTCGGCAATGGTCGTGGTCATGGACGAGATAACCTTATGAACTTAGGCGTTGGCCGTGACGCTGTTGGACTGGGGAGAATCGACGTCCGACTCGGATTCAATCGAGACGGTGAGTGCTGCTTCGGTCTGTTCTGGCTGGGCCGACTTGGGCTTGTGATGCTTGTGTCGTTCTTGTTCCTCGAGGAACGAGACTAGCGAACCACGCAGGTCGTAGTACAACGGGTGCTCCAAGGTTTCGGCACGGTTGCGAGGGCGGGGCAGGGGAAGCTCGAGCACTTGTCCGACCTTGGCTGCCGGGCCGTTGGTCATCATGCAGATGCGATCGGCCATGTAGATGGCTTCGTCGACGTCGTGGGTGACTAGCATGGTCGTGATCTTTTCTTTGTCGAGAATCTTCAAGATCACGTCCTGCAGTTCCATTCGCGTGAGCGAATCGAGTCGTCCAAATGGTTCGTCCAGAAGCAGCATGTTTGGCTTGAGCGCGATTGCGCGGGCGATGCCGACTCGCTGCTGCATCCCACCCGACATCTCGCGAGGATACTTGTCCATTGAATCGGCCAGGCCGACGATGCTGAGGTAGTATTCGCAAATCTGTCGACGTTCGTTTCGCGTGGCATGTGGGTAAACGCGATCGACTCCCATGCGAACGTTTTGCATCGCGGTCATCCAAGGCAACAAGCAAGGCGACTGGAAGACCACGCTGCGATCGGGACCTGGGCCTTGGATTTCGCGTCCGGCGACGACCACGCTGCCAGATGAAATCGGATTAAGTCCCGAGACCATGGTTAGCACAGTTGACTTGCCACAGCCGGAGTGACCTATCAAGCTGACGACTTCACCCTTCTTAAGAATCAGGTTGAAGCCATCGACCACCTTCACGTCGTCCCCAAACGGATTGGGATACGCCTTGACGAGGCGGTACATTTCAACGAATCGTTGTTCTTGCGACATGATGTTTCCTTGCCGGTCGTTCTAGGCTGCTGTTATGCAACGCCAATGCGAATAGGCTGAATATCAGGCAGGACTAACTCAGAAGCCACGCGGAGTTGCTTAGCGTCTTCGTTGATGTCGAGCATGTACCGAGTAATTTCGTTACGGAGCTTTTTGAACTCGGGATTGAAGTTAAGGGTCGCTCGATCACGTGGGCGATCGAGTGTCACGGCGAACTCACGGCCTAGTTGAGCAGACGGGCCAGGGGTTAAGGGAACGATGCGATCAGCCATCAACACGGCTTCGTCAACGTCATTCGTTACCATCACGACGGTGCGGCGATCTTCTTCCCAAAGACGAATGATCTCGTCTTGCAGCACGCT is part of the Blastopirellula marina genome and encodes:
- a CDS encoding ABC transporter ATP-binding protein, which codes for MSQEQRFVEMYRLVKAYPNPFGDDVKVVDGFNLILKKGEVVSLIGHSGCGKSTVLTMVSGLNPISSGSVVVAGREIQGPGPDRSVVFQSPCLLPWMTAMQNVRMGVDRVYPHATRNERRQICEYYLSIVGLADSMDKYPREMSGGMQQRVGIARAIALKPNMLLLDEPFGRLDSLTRMELQDVILKILDKEKITTMLVTHDVDEAIYMADRICMMTNGPAAKVGQVLELPLPRPRNRAETLEHPLYYDLRGSLVSFLEEQERHKHHKPKSAQPEQTEAALTVSIESESDVDSPQSNSVTANA
- a CDS encoding GAF domain-containing protein — protein: MTTTIAESVLTHVQLWIYDLEQEKFLPRGGFPEAPYGELQHDLLQTAIDERRSAVRDLGTEAIEIALPITISESVIAAVLLTIRTDEGCKIAIERWTRTERDELGLAEACYRSLEHFARISPYVKFPRGSGLPGETWDDRSCRIIARIDQAKAFMRAAGARKEGLRYGLGIPTMKSEHELESVLLLLSTVDFPLLLSYETWKPSDDQSQLTLGQSCYALGIDAPKADQIAYGEGIVGECFASRLPVYRSEPDNDMALAKLFDQDARFALALPIFNGDQLVQVLQLIG
- a CDS encoding DmsC/YnfH family molybdoenzyme membrane anchor subunit; protein product: MAIVQQKPDELSGHGFDLVEMLLAEQRDLSAVERFSQRHEQHAGPLLEPTYRELIPLTEPGPGEQYAFEVDLDACSGCKACVVACHNMNGLEESETWRRVGMLQSSVATQPAVQHVTTACHHCVEPGCLLGCPVQAYEKDPVLGIVVHLDDQCIGCKYCTLMCPYDVPKFSDTKGIVRKCDMCRNRLAEGEAPACVQSCPNGAIKITIVDQSEVTTQSDEGQFLRGAANPRTTQPTTRYIGKNRLNAEMQSAGTQELTVNHAHMPLVALLTLTQAGLGMLIASVVTCLLTDTGMVTAVLATLITLAGAAAAGAHLGRPMYGFRVFLGLRTSWLSREAVLMPAFVGPLVGYAASFFVPMIEPFQVPLGLAAIGGGLVTIFCSAMIYIVTRRPFWKESITFGKFGTTIVLATFAAANLEAAVSTGSTSLVIAFMLVAITAVRLGLEFQFLKSSTHDLSNPLARSARLILGPLAPISWGRIALWSLGGIVLPLSVLATGGTAAIALTGLSLAAVIGAELLDHVLYFAAESTPAMPNLPK